A genomic region of Metopolophium dirhodum isolate CAU chromosome 1, ASM1992520v1, whole genome shotgun sequence contains the following coding sequences:
- the LOC132949054 gene encoding uncharacterized protein LOC132949054: MPKIKTSVSARLRAFVSEFGDDIFSSDGTVLYCKVCEVKVASEKKFTIEQHISRIKHKNGIERKHLKESQSFITKSSKKSTFNYDLCQALLSANIPLHKISNELLRAFLEKYTHKSIPDESTLRKTYVVQCYEDCINKIRSYCENQKLWVSIDETTDSVGRYVANVIVGTLEVGGPGKIFLLNSEILERANHTSIAQLLDTSLHILWPQGIKHDNILLFLSDAAPYMMKAGRGLKILYSKMEHVSCLAHGLHRVAEEIRKHFPKVDQLIKIEHQKNIFEMSITCSIFQGNGT, from the coding sequence ATGCCGAAAATTAAAACGTCGGTTAGTGCTCGTCTGCGTGCATTTGTGTCGGAATTCGGCGACGATATTTTTTCTTCCGATGGCACAGTTCTTTATTGTAAAGTATGTGAAGTAAAGGTGgcctcagaaaaaaaatttactattgaACAACACATTTCccgtataaaacataaaaatggtaTAGAGCGCAAACATTTAAAAGAAAGTCAAAGTTTTATTACTAAGTCGTCAAAAAAATCTACTTTTAATTACGATTTATGTCAAGCTCTTTTATCAGCCAATATTCCCCTACACAAAATATCAAATGAATTATTACgtgcatttttggaaaaatacacGCACAAAAGTATTCCTGACGAATCAACGCTAAGGAAAACCTATGTTGTTCAATGTTACGAAGACTgtattaacaaaataagaagTTATTGCGAAAACCAAAAGCTATGGGTTTCTATAGACGAAACCACGGATTCAGTAGGACGGTATGTGGCTAACGTGATTGTCGGTACATTGGAAGTCGGAGGCCCGGGGAAAATATTTTTGCTCAATTCAGAAATTTTAGAAAGAGCTAACCATACCTCCATCGCCCAATTATTAGATACATCTCTACATATTTTATGGCCTCAAGGAATAAAGCAtgacaatattttgttgttcttAAGTGATGCCGCTCCCTATATGATGAAAGCTGGCAGAGGTCTAAAAATCCTGTACTCTAAAATGGAACACGTAAGTTGTTTGGCCCATGGATTACATAGGGTTGCGGAAGAGATTCGAAAACACTTCCCAAAAGTAGATCAGTTAATCAAAATCgaacatcaaaaaaatatttttgaaatgtccaTCACGTGTTCAATATTTCAAGGAAATGGCACCTAA
- the LOC132949062 gene encoding uncharacterized protein LOC132949062, with protein sequence MSTQEVPETTVGTTPESSEHSESTRSKNKKSAVTLSKICKSVPILTCLNFKNEAENPIVSFELMDTICKNYFRVMMASAFAYLIPNKEDEFCLFLKKAHLLHQYQFFATISPQNHPSSSIDHEHELIYKVYVNTQAAINGSHIEYDVQIKFLKENDLIEEVENEITVTEGVLEAVKLANFIFCW encoded by the exons ATGTCCACACAAGAAGTACCAGAGACTACAGTAGGTACTACACCCGAATCATCTGAGCATTCTGAGTCCACAC gatctaaaaacaaaaagtcTGCAGTGACTTTATCCAAAATTTGTAAGAGCGTCCCAATATTAACATGCTTGAACTTTAAAAATGAAGCTGAAAATCCTATTGTATCTTTTGAATTGATGGATACTATTTGTAAGAACTATTTTAGAGTGATGATGGCATCTGCTTTCGCTTATCTTATACCAAATAAAGAGGAcgaattttgtttatttttaaagaaagcACACTTGCTTCATCAATATCAGTTTTTTGCTACAATTTCGCCTCAGAATCATCCGAGTTCTTCTATTGATCATGAacatgaattaatttataaagtttacGTAAATACTCAAGCAGCTATCAATGGATCACATATAGAGTACGATGttcaaataaagtttttaaaagaaaatgatCTAATTGAGGAAgttgaaaatgaaataactgTTACAGAAGGAGTTCTAGAAGCAGTCAAATtagctaattttattttttgttggtag